In Canis lupus baileyi chromosome X, mCanLup2.hap1, whole genome shotgun sequence, one DNA window encodes the following:
- the ARHGAP36 gene encoding rho GTPase-activating protein 36 isoform X2, translating to MAWILDCLFASAFEPRPRRVNVLGGAPGHNPDRRTKMISIHSLSELERLKLQETAYHELVARHFLSEFKPNRALHIDRPNTFEKWFLILRGQQRAVSLKTFGIRLEEVLVNELTRRKHLELIAAMEIEESTGQAAGRRRGNVVQRMFGRIRRFFSRRRDEPSLPREFTRRGRRGAVSVDSLAELEDGALLLQTLQLSKISFPIGQRLLGSKRKMSLNPIAKQIPQVVEACCSFIEKHGLSTVGIFTLEYSEERVRELREEFDQGLDVVLDDTQNVHDVAALLKEFFRDMKDSLLPDDLYMSFLLTATLKPQDQLSALQLLVYLMPPCHSDTLERLLKALHKITENCEDSIGIDGQLVSGNRMTSTNLALVFGSALLKKGRFAKRESRKTRLGIDHYVASVNVVRAMIDNWDILFQVPPHIQKQVAKRVWKSSPEALDFIRRRNLRKIQSARIKMEEDALLSDPVENSAEARAAVLGQSKPFDEGSSEEPAVPPGTARSHDDEEGAGNPPILEQDRPLLRVPREKEAKTGIGYFFP from the exons taaacgTCCTGGGAGGAGCCCCAGGACACAATCCGGACCGCAGGACGAAGATGATATCGATACACAGTCTGTCGGAGCTGGAGCGTCTGAAGCTGCAAGAGACTGCTTACCACGAACTCGTGGCCAGACATTTCCTCTCTGAATTCAAACCTAACAGAG CTCTACATATTGACCGTCCAAACACCTTTGAGAAGTGGTTCCTGATTCTGAGAGGACAGCAGAGGG CTGTATCACTCAAGACATTTGGCATTCGTCTGGAAGAGGTGCTGGTGAATGAGCTTACCCGCCGCAAGCATCTTGAACTAATAGCCGCGATGGAGATTGAAGAATCCACCGGTCAGGCTGCAGGCCGTCGTCGGGGAAACGTGGTGCAAAGGATGTTTGGCCGCATCAGGCGCTTTTTCAGTCGTAGACGGGATGAGCCCTCCTTGCCCCGGGAGTTTACTCGCCGTGGACGTCGA GGTGCAGTATCTGTGGACAGCCTGGCTGAACTGGAGGATGGGGCCCTGCTGCTGCAGACCCTGCAACTTTCCAAGATTTCCTTTCCAATTGGCCAGCGACTTCTGGGATCCAAAAGGAAAATGAGCCTCAATCCGATTGCTAAACAAATACCCCAGGTTGTTGAGGCTTGCTGCAGCTTCATTGAAAAACATG gcttAAGCACAGTGGGGATTTTCACTCTGGAATACTCGGAGGAGAGAGTGCGGGAG cTCCGTGAAGAATTTGATCAAGGTCTGGATGTAGTGCTGGATGACACTCAGAATGTGCATGATGTGGCTGCACTCCTCAAGGAGTTTTTCCGTGACATGAAGGACTCGCTGCTGCCAGATGATCTGTACATGTCCTTCCTTTTGACAGCAA ctCTAAAGCCGCAGGATCAGCTTTCTGCACTGCAACTGCTGGTTTACCTGATGCCACCCTGCCATAGTGACACCCTGGAGCGTCTGCTGAAGGCCCTGCATAAAATTACTGAGAACTGCGAGGACTCCATTGGCATTGATGGACAGTtg GTTTCAGGCAACCGTATGACTTCCACCAATTTGGCTCTGGTGTTTGGATCTGCTCTCCTGAAGAAAGGGAGATTTGCCAAGAGGGAGTCCAGGAAGACAAGACTGGGGATTGACCATTATGTTGCTTCTGTCAATGTGGTCCGTGCCATGATTGATAACTGGGATATCCTCTTCCAG GTGCCTCCCCATATTCAGAAGCAGGTTGCTAAGCGTGTATGGAAATCCAGTCCTGAAGCCCTGGACTTTATCAGACGCAGGAATTTGAGGAAGATCCA GAGTGCACGCATAAAGATGGAAGAGGATGCTTTACTTTCTGATCCAGTGGAAAATTCTGCTGAAGCCCGGGCAGCTGTCCTTGGTCAGAGCAAGCCCTTTGATGAAG GTTCCTCTGAGGAGCCAGCTGTGCCTCCCGGCACTGCCCGTTCCCATGACGATGAGGAAGGAGCGGGTAACCCTCCCATTCTGGAGCAAGACCGCCCATTGCTCCGTGTGCCCCGGGAGAAGGAGGCCAAAACTGGCATCGGCTACTTCTTTCCTTAG
- the ARHGAP36 gene encoding rho GTPase-activating protein 36 isoform X4: MEIEESTGQAAGRRRGNVVQRMFGRIRRFFSRRRDEPSLPREFTRRGRRGAVSVDSLAELEDGALLLQTLQLSKISFPIGQRLLGSKRKMSLNPIAKQIPQVVEACCSFIEKHGLSTVGIFTLEYSEERVRELREEFDQGLDVVLDDTQNVHDVAALLKEFFRDMKDSLLPDDLYMSFLLTATLKPQDQLSALQLLVYLMPPCHSDTLERLLKALHKITENCEDSIGIDGQLVSGNRMTSTNLALVFGSALLKKGRFAKRESRKTRLGIDHYVASVNVVRAMIDNWDILFQVPPHIQKQVAKRVWKSSPEALDFIRRRNLRKIQSARIKMEEDALLSDPVENSAEARAAVLGQSKPFDEGSSEEPAVPPGTARSHDDEEGAGNPPILEQDRPLLRVPREKEAKTGIGYFFP, translated from the exons ATGGAGATTGAAGAATCCACCGGTCAGGCTGCAGGCCGTCGTCGGGGAAACGTGGTGCAAAGGATGTTTGGCCGCATCAGGCGCTTTTTCAGTCGTAGACGGGATGAGCCCTCCTTGCCCCGGGAGTTTACTCGCCGTGGACGTCGA GGTGCAGTATCTGTGGACAGCCTGGCTGAACTGGAGGATGGGGCCCTGCTGCTGCAGACCCTGCAACTTTCCAAGATTTCCTTTCCAATTGGCCAGCGACTTCTGGGATCCAAAAGGAAAATGAGCCTCAATCCGATTGCTAAACAAATACCCCAGGTTGTTGAGGCTTGCTGCAGCTTCATTGAAAAACATG gcttAAGCACAGTGGGGATTTTCACTCTGGAATACTCGGAGGAGAGAGTGCGGGAG cTCCGTGAAGAATTTGATCAAGGTCTGGATGTAGTGCTGGATGACACTCAGAATGTGCATGATGTGGCTGCACTCCTCAAGGAGTTTTTCCGTGACATGAAGGACTCGCTGCTGCCAGATGATCTGTACATGTCCTTCCTTTTGACAGCAA ctCTAAAGCCGCAGGATCAGCTTTCTGCACTGCAACTGCTGGTTTACCTGATGCCACCCTGCCATAGTGACACCCTGGAGCGTCTGCTGAAGGCCCTGCATAAAATTACTGAGAACTGCGAGGACTCCATTGGCATTGATGGACAGTtg GTTTCAGGCAACCGTATGACTTCCACCAATTTGGCTCTGGTGTTTGGATCTGCTCTCCTGAAGAAAGGGAGATTTGCCAAGAGGGAGTCCAGGAAGACAAGACTGGGGATTGACCATTATGTTGCTTCTGTCAATGTGGTCCGTGCCATGATTGATAACTGGGATATCCTCTTCCAG GTGCCTCCCCATATTCAGAAGCAGGTTGCTAAGCGTGTATGGAAATCCAGTCCTGAAGCCCTGGACTTTATCAGACGCAGGAATTTGAGGAAGATCCA GAGTGCACGCATAAAGATGGAAGAGGATGCTTTACTTTCTGATCCAGTGGAAAATTCTGCTGAAGCCCGGGCAGCTGTCCTTGGTCAGAGCAAGCCCTTTGATGAAG GTTCCTCTGAGGAGCCAGCTGTGCCTCCCGGCACTGCCCGTTCCCATGACGATGAGGAAGGAGCGGGTAACCCTCCCATTCTGGAGCAAGACCGCCCATTGCTCCGTGTGCCCCGGGAGAAGGAGGCCAAAACTGGCATCGGCTACTTCTTTCCTTAG
- the ARHGAP36 gene encoding rho GTPase-activating protein 36 isoform X1, with amino-acid sequence MGGCIPFLKAARTLCPRIMPPLLLLSAFIFLVNVLGGAPGHNPDRRTKMISIHSLSELERLKLQETAYHELVARHFLSEFKPNRALHIDRPNTFEKWFLILRGQQRAVSLKTFGIRLEEVLVNELTRRKHLELIAAMEIEESTGQAAGRRRGNVVQRMFGRIRRFFSRRRDEPSLPREFTRRGRRGAVSVDSLAELEDGALLLQTLQLSKISFPIGQRLLGSKRKMSLNPIAKQIPQVVEACCSFIEKHGLSTVGIFTLEYSEERVRELREEFDQGLDVVLDDTQNVHDVAALLKEFFRDMKDSLLPDDLYMSFLLTATLKPQDQLSALQLLVYLMPPCHSDTLERLLKALHKITENCEDSIGIDGQLVSGNRMTSTNLALVFGSALLKKGRFAKRESRKTRLGIDHYVASVNVVRAMIDNWDILFQVPPHIQKQVAKRVWKSSPEALDFIRRRNLRKIQSARIKMEEDALLSDPVENSAEARAAVLGQSKPFDEGSSEEPAVPPGTARSHDDEEGAGNPPILEQDRPLLRVPREKEAKTGIGYFFP; translated from the exons ATGGGTGGCTGCATTCCTTTTCTGAAGGCAGCAAGGACACTGtgccccagaatcatgccccctTTGCTGTTATTGTCcgcctttatttttttagtaaacgTCCTGGGAGGAGCCCCAGGACACAATCCGGACCGCAGGACGAAGATGATATCGATACACAGTCTGTCGGAGCTGGAGCGTCTGAAGCTGCAAGAGACTGCTTACCACGAACTCGTGGCCAGACATTTCCTCTCTGAATTCAAACCTAACAGAG CTCTACATATTGACCGTCCAAACACCTTTGAGAAGTGGTTCCTGATTCTGAGAGGACAGCAGAGGG CTGTATCACTCAAGACATTTGGCATTCGTCTGGAAGAGGTGCTGGTGAATGAGCTTACCCGCCGCAAGCATCTTGAACTAATAGCCGCGATGGAGATTGAAGAATCCACCGGTCAGGCTGCAGGCCGTCGTCGGGGAAACGTGGTGCAAAGGATGTTTGGCCGCATCAGGCGCTTTTTCAGTCGTAGACGGGATGAGCCCTCCTTGCCCCGGGAGTTTACTCGCCGTGGACGTCGA GGTGCAGTATCTGTGGACAGCCTGGCTGAACTGGAGGATGGGGCCCTGCTGCTGCAGACCCTGCAACTTTCCAAGATTTCCTTTCCAATTGGCCAGCGACTTCTGGGATCCAAAAGGAAAATGAGCCTCAATCCGATTGCTAAACAAATACCCCAGGTTGTTGAGGCTTGCTGCAGCTTCATTGAAAAACATG gcttAAGCACAGTGGGGATTTTCACTCTGGAATACTCGGAGGAGAGAGTGCGGGAG cTCCGTGAAGAATTTGATCAAGGTCTGGATGTAGTGCTGGATGACACTCAGAATGTGCATGATGTGGCTGCACTCCTCAAGGAGTTTTTCCGTGACATGAAGGACTCGCTGCTGCCAGATGATCTGTACATGTCCTTCCTTTTGACAGCAA ctCTAAAGCCGCAGGATCAGCTTTCTGCACTGCAACTGCTGGTTTACCTGATGCCACCCTGCCATAGTGACACCCTGGAGCGTCTGCTGAAGGCCCTGCATAAAATTACTGAGAACTGCGAGGACTCCATTGGCATTGATGGACAGTtg GTTTCAGGCAACCGTATGACTTCCACCAATTTGGCTCTGGTGTTTGGATCTGCTCTCCTGAAGAAAGGGAGATTTGCCAAGAGGGAGTCCAGGAAGACAAGACTGGGGATTGACCATTATGTTGCTTCTGTCAATGTGGTCCGTGCCATGATTGATAACTGGGATATCCTCTTCCAG GTGCCTCCCCATATTCAGAAGCAGGTTGCTAAGCGTGTATGGAAATCCAGTCCTGAAGCCCTGGACTTTATCAGACGCAGGAATTTGAGGAAGATCCA GAGTGCACGCATAAAGATGGAAGAGGATGCTTTACTTTCTGATCCAGTGGAAAATTCTGCTGAAGCCCGGGCAGCTGTCCTTGGTCAGAGCAAGCCCTTTGATGAAG GTTCCTCTGAGGAGCCAGCTGTGCCTCCCGGCACTGCCCGTTCCCATGACGATGAGGAAGGAGCGGGTAACCCTCCCATTCTGGAGCAAGACCGCCCATTGCTCCGTGTGCCCCGGGAGAAGGAGGCCAAAACTGGCATCGGCTACTTCTTTCCTTAG
- the ARHGAP36 gene encoding rho GTPase-activating protein 36 isoform X3 — MISIHSLSELERLKLQETAYHELVARHFLSEFKPNRALHIDRPNTFEKWFLILRGQQRAVSLKTFGIRLEEVLVNELTRRKHLELIAAMEIEESTGQAAGRRRGNVVQRMFGRIRRFFSRRRDEPSLPREFTRRGRRGAVSVDSLAELEDGALLLQTLQLSKISFPIGQRLLGSKRKMSLNPIAKQIPQVVEACCSFIEKHGLSTVGIFTLEYSEERVRELREEFDQGLDVVLDDTQNVHDVAALLKEFFRDMKDSLLPDDLYMSFLLTATLKPQDQLSALQLLVYLMPPCHSDTLERLLKALHKITENCEDSIGIDGQLVSGNRMTSTNLALVFGSALLKKGRFAKRESRKTRLGIDHYVASVNVVRAMIDNWDILFQVPPHIQKQVAKRVWKSSPEALDFIRRRNLRKIQSARIKMEEDALLSDPVENSAEARAAVLGQSKPFDEGSSEEPAVPPGTARSHDDEEGAGNPPILEQDRPLLRVPREKEAKTGIGYFFP; from the exons ATGATATCGATACACAGTCTGTCGGAGCTGGAGCGTCTGAAGCTGCAAGAGACTGCTTACCACGAACTCGTGGCCAGACATTTCCTCTCTGAATTCAAACCTAACAGAG CTCTACATATTGACCGTCCAAACACCTTTGAGAAGTGGTTCCTGATTCTGAGAGGACAGCAGAGGG CTGTATCACTCAAGACATTTGGCATTCGTCTGGAAGAGGTGCTGGTGAATGAGCTTACCCGCCGCAAGCATCTTGAACTAATAGCCGCGATGGAGATTGAAGAATCCACCGGTCAGGCTGCAGGCCGTCGTCGGGGAAACGTGGTGCAAAGGATGTTTGGCCGCATCAGGCGCTTTTTCAGTCGTAGACGGGATGAGCCCTCCTTGCCCCGGGAGTTTACTCGCCGTGGACGTCGA GGTGCAGTATCTGTGGACAGCCTGGCTGAACTGGAGGATGGGGCCCTGCTGCTGCAGACCCTGCAACTTTCCAAGATTTCCTTTCCAATTGGCCAGCGACTTCTGGGATCCAAAAGGAAAATGAGCCTCAATCCGATTGCTAAACAAATACCCCAGGTTGTTGAGGCTTGCTGCAGCTTCATTGAAAAACATG gcttAAGCACAGTGGGGATTTTCACTCTGGAATACTCGGAGGAGAGAGTGCGGGAG cTCCGTGAAGAATTTGATCAAGGTCTGGATGTAGTGCTGGATGACACTCAGAATGTGCATGATGTGGCTGCACTCCTCAAGGAGTTTTTCCGTGACATGAAGGACTCGCTGCTGCCAGATGATCTGTACATGTCCTTCCTTTTGACAGCAA ctCTAAAGCCGCAGGATCAGCTTTCTGCACTGCAACTGCTGGTTTACCTGATGCCACCCTGCCATAGTGACACCCTGGAGCGTCTGCTGAAGGCCCTGCATAAAATTACTGAGAACTGCGAGGACTCCATTGGCATTGATGGACAGTtg GTTTCAGGCAACCGTATGACTTCCACCAATTTGGCTCTGGTGTTTGGATCTGCTCTCCTGAAGAAAGGGAGATTTGCCAAGAGGGAGTCCAGGAAGACAAGACTGGGGATTGACCATTATGTTGCTTCTGTCAATGTGGTCCGTGCCATGATTGATAACTGGGATATCCTCTTCCAG GTGCCTCCCCATATTCAGAAGCAGGTTGCTAAGCGTGTATGGAAATCCAGTCCTGAAGCCCTGGACTTTATCAGACGCAGGAATTTGAGGAAGATCCA GAGTGCACGCATAAAGATGGAAGAGGATGCTTTACTTTCTGATCCAGTGGAAAATTCTGCTGAAGCCCGGGCAGCTGTCCTTGGTCAGAGCAAGCCCTTTGATGAAG GTTCCTCTGAGGAGCCAGCTGTGCCTCCCGGCACTGCCCGTTCCCATGACGATGAGGAAGGAGCGGGTAACCCTCCCATTCTGGAGCAAGACCGCCCATTGCTCCGTGTGCCCCGGGAGAAGGAGGCCAAAACTGGCATCGGCTACTTCTTTCCTTAG